One genomic window of Clostridioides sp. ES-S-0054-01 includes the following:
- a CDS encoding GntR family transcriptional regulator yields MEWELDNNKPIYIQLVEHLKLKIISGEIKIGSKLETVRALAEDAEVNPNTMQKALTELERQGLVYSQRTKGRFVTDDKEKIKAMKEEIANVEINTLKETLEKLGYDKDEMIKLITENLKGEL; encoded by the coding sequence ATGGAGTGGGAACTTGATAATAATAAACCTATATATATACAATTAGTAGAACATCTAAAGTTAAAAATAATTTCAGGGGAAATTAAAATAGGCTCTAAATTAGAAACAGTGAGAGCGCTCGCAGAAGATGCTGAAGTCAATCCAAATACAATGCAAAAGGCTCTAACAGAACTTGAAAGACAAGGTTTAGTTTATAGTCAGAGAACTAAAGGAAGATTTGTAACAGATGATAAGGAAAAAATAAAAGCTATGAAAGAGGAAATAGCTAATGTGGAGATAAATACATTAAAAGAGACTCTAGAAAAACTTGGATATGATAAAGATGAAATGATAAAACTTATTACAGAAAATCTGAAAGGGGAATTATAA
- a CDS encoding amidohydrolase family protein — translation MNKKYIKAGNLIDGTGNSIMKNKGIIIDGDTIVEIEDIREDLNGYDVYDYLDKTVMPGIMNCHVHLTMEPVGNPKVYYENVSDVELVVNTIKQLDAYLDSGVTYIRSLGCPKYVDVQLKNLIDKGSIDGPGIVTSGPVICMTGGHGYYFGIESDGVDECRKSARTVLKNGVDCVKIMATGGVTTDGVEPGSPQLTLEEMKAAVDEAIKAGKTTATHAQGRTGIKNAVLAGITSVEHGVYLDDEIIDLMLERGTYLVPTVAAPYFILNAGKESGITEATLRKCEIVAIPHKESFLKAYKKGIKIAVGSDAGTSYNEHGKTYYEMKLMSDYGMDNMDIIVAATKTASELLRIDKNYGTLEKGKKADVIVVNGNPIENIDVLADVLAVFKLGKKVR, via the coding sequence ATGAACAAAAAATATATTAAAGCAGGGAATTTAATTGATGGAACAGGAAATAGTATTATGAAAAATAAGGGTATAATTATTGATGGAGATACCATAGTTGAAATTGAAGATATAAGAGAAGATTTAAACGGATATGATGTGTATGATTACTTAGATAAAACTGTTATGCCAGGGATTATGAATTGTCATGTTCACTTGACAATGGAGCCAGTTGGAAACCCAAAGGTTTATTATGAAAATGTATCAGATGTAGAGCTTGTAGTAAATACAATAAAACAGCTTGATGCTTATTTAGATTCAGGAGTAACATATATTAGAAGCTTAGGCTGTCCAAAATATGTAGATGTACAACTTAAAAATCTTATAGACAAAGGGTCTATAGATGGTCCTGGTATAGTTACCTCAGGTCCAGTTATATGTATGACAGGAGGACATGGATACTATTTTGGTATTGAAAGTGATGGAGTAGATGAATGTAGAAAATCAGCCAGAACAGTTTTAAAAAATGGAGTAGATTGTGTAAAGATAATGGCAACTGGAGGTGTAACAACTGATGGAGTTGAGCCAGGTTCACCACAATTAACTTTGGAAGAAATGAAGGCTGCTGTAGATGAAGCTATAAAAGCAGGCAAAACAACTGCTACACATGCACAAGGAAGAACTGGTATAAAAAATGCAGTACTTGCAGGAATAACTTCTGTAGAACATGGTGTTTATTTAGATGATGAAATAATTGATTTGATGCTTGAAAGAGGAACTTACTTAGTTCCAACCGTGGCTGCACCATATTTTATTCTAAATGCAGGAAAAGAAAGTGGAATAACTGAGGCCACTCTTAGAAAGTGTGAGATTGTTGCTATTCCACATAAGGAGTCATTCTTAAAAGCATACAAAAAAGGAATTAAAATTGCAGTTGGTTCTGATGCAGGAACTTCTTACAATGAACATGGAAAAACATATTATGAAATGAAACTAATGTCGGATTATGGTATGGATAATATGGATATAATAGTTGCTGCTACAAAAACAGCATCTGAACTCTTAAGAATTGATAAAAATTATGGAACTCTAGAAAAAGGAAAGAAAGCAGATGTTATAGTTGTAAATGGAAATCCAATAGAGAATATAGACGTACTTGCAGATGTGTTAGCAGTATTTAAGCTTGGTAAAAAAGTTAGATAA
- a CDS encoding ABC transporter permease, which yields MLGKLLKYELKASGRIFIPLYIAILIVAVFNGIFMNTNTFQIQGILILILTSLFMALGVLTVVVTIQRFRKNLLGDEGYLMFTLPVSTSSLILSKCITALIYAVLSFIVAVLTFGVFMISSTYGVLLPEILELLNTSFKWISENFLDILLLVAVMFISYSSFILLLYTSLSMGQLPKFNKHRNIVAFASFIAINIVISIVGDALGSILPNENMYYHLYQSPHFMITILGGIAVVVILFFATKFILDKKLNLE from the coding sequence ATGTTAGGTAAATTATTAAAATATGAGTTAAAAGCAAGTGGAAGAATATTCATACCATTATATATAGCTATATTGATAGTAGCTGTATTTAATGGAATATTTATGAATACAAATACATTTCAGATACAGGGAATATTAATACTGATATTAACAAGCCTTTTTATGGCATTAGGAGTTTTAACTGTTGTAGTTACAATTCAAAGGTTTAGAAAAAATCTTTTAGGGGATGAAGGTTATTTAATGTTCACTCTTCCTGTTAGCACTAGTTCACTTATATTGTCTAAATGCATAACAGCACTTATATATGCTGTACTTAGTTTTATAGTTGCAGTATTAACTTTTGGAGTATTTATGATTTCTAGTACTTATGGAGTTCTCTTACCTGAAATTCTAGAGTTGCTTAATACTAGTTTTAAATGGATTTCTGAAAACTTTTTAGATATTTTATTATTAGTAGCAGTAATGTTTATTTCATATTCGTCATTTATTTTGTTACTATATACATCACTTTCAATGGGACAATTACCAAAATTTAATAAACATAGAAATATAGTGGCGTTTGCTTCTTTTATAGCTATAAATATAGTAATATCAATTGTTGGAGATGCACTTGGAAGTATTTTGCCAAATGAAAATATGTATTATCATCTTTATCAAAGTCCTCATTTTATGATTACAATTCTTGGAGGTATTGCAGTTGTAGTAATATTATTTTTCGCTACAAAATTTATATTAGATAAAAAATTAAATTTAGAATAA
- a CDS encoding mechanosensitive ion channel → MDTTKIDDISKLDLNNLDINKIDMGGIMESLLEWATTSGVKLIIGILILSIGFKIIKKFVNHVMLLLDKRDIDLTLRRFLKSLLLSVLKVVVIIVVLEYWGMSLSSFAAVIASAGVAIGLALQGSLSNFAGGFIILLIRPFKVGDYIEAAGHGGTVEQIGLFYTQMVTPDNKQILIPNGSVSNDSLINYSAKNTRRVDLIFSVGYEDDILNVRRVLKDIVNNHKLIINEPEPFIGVVEHGDNAIKFAARVWCKTEDYWTIYLDLLEEVKVRFDEEGITIPYPKMDLTLKELNKI, encoded by the coding sequence ATGGATACGACGAAAATAGATGATATAAGCAAGTTAGATTTAAATAATCTAGATATTAATAAGATTGATATGGGAGGTATAATGGAAAGCCTGTTAGAATGGGCAACTACAAGCGGAGTAAAACTTATAATAGGTATACTTATACTTTCTATTGGATTTAAAATAATAAAAAAATTTGTAAACCATGTTATGTTATTACTTGATAAAAGAGATATTGATTTAACTTTAAGGAGGTTTTTGAAGTCTCTTCTTTTAAGTGTGCTTAAAGTTGTTGTTATAATCGTTGTTCTGGAATATTGGGGAATGAGTTTATCTAGTTTTGCTGCTGTGATAGCATCAGCAGGGGTAGCAATAGGTTTGGCATTACAAGGTAGTTTATCAAATTTTGCTGGAGGATTTATCATACTTTTGATTAGACCTTTTAAAGTAGGAGATTACATAGAAGCAGCAGGTCATGGAGGAACAGTTGAACAGATAGGCCTTTTTTATACACAAATGGTTACTCCAGATAATAAGCAGATACTTATACCTAATGGTTCTGTATCAAATGATAGTCTAATAAACTATTCAGCAAAAAATACTAGACGAGTTGATTTAATATTTAGTGTAGGATATGAAGATGATATACTTAATGTTAGAAGAGTACTTAAAGATATTGTTAATAATCATAAATTAATAATAAATGAACCAGAACCATTTATAGGAGTAGTAGAACATGGAGATAATGCTATTAAATTTGCAGCTAGAGTTTGGTGTAAGACAGAAGATTATTGGACAATTTATCTTGATTTACTAGAAGAGGTTAAAGTTAGGTTTGATGAAGAAGGAATTACGATTCCATATCCTAAAATGGATTTAACGTTAAAAGAATTAAACAAAATTTAA
- a CDS encoding IS3 family transposase, with amino-acid sequence MQLGEIAKVNRSGYYKWLGRDKSNLELENIKLAALITKIYEEKKGVFGSLRMTLQLNREYKLNVNHKRVYRLMRAVGLRSVCRKKKFSYVKCTPEVISENVLSRKFSADKTSQKWLTDVTEFKLTNGTKAYLSAILDLGDRSIISYVIGKSNNNNLVFETFDKSIELYPNAKPIFHSDRGFQYTSKVFKSKLLAQGMIQSMSRVGRCIDNAPMEGFWGILKVEMYYLRKFDTYEQLIKAIEDYIYYYNNFRYQKRLNSMSPLEFRKYLSTEVA; translated from the coding sequence ATCCAATTAGGTGAAATTGCTAAAGTAAATCGTTCTGGATACTATAAATGGCTTGGTCGAGATAAAAGTAATTTAGAACTTGAAAACATTAAACTAGCAGCTTTGATAACTAAGATATATGAAGAAAAGAAAGGGGTTTTTGGCTCTTTAAGGATGACTCTTCAGTTAAACAGAGAGTATAAACTTAATGTCAATCACAAGAGAGTATACAGACTAATGAGAGCCGTAGGCTTAAGGTCTGTTTGTAGAAAAAAGAAATTCAGTTATGTTAAATGTACACCAGAAGTAATTTCTGAAAATGTATTAAGTAGAAAATTTAGTGCAGATAAAACCTCTCAAAAATGGTTAACAGATGTAACTGAATTTAAATTAACCAATGGGACGAAGGCCTATTTAAGTGCAATTCTAGATTTAGGCGATAGAAGTATAATTTCATATGTTATTGGAAAATCAAATAACAATAACTTAGTGTTCGAAACTTTTGATAAGTCAATAGAACTATATCCAAATGCAAAACCTATTTTTCATAGTGATAGAGGTTTTCAGTATACTAGTAAGGTGTTTAAATCAAAACTTTTAGCACAAGGTATGATACAAAGTATGTCAAGAGTTGGTCGTTGTATTGACAATGCTCCTATGGAAGGATTTTGGGGAATTTTAAAGGTGGAAATGTACTATTTAAGGAAATTTGATACATACGAACAATTAATCAAAGCAATAGAGGATTATATATATTACTACAATAATTTTAGATATCAAAAGAGATTAAATTCTATGTCTCCACTTGAATTTAGGAAATATTTAAGTACAGAGGTAGCATAA
- a CDS encoding Rpn family recombination-promoting nuclease/putative transposase → MREKLEEKSKIIKTSKEYKRTIVEEKDREWTKKLNDILSRGDFSNEKLDKIKGLIPKEILTSENVGEVVTEDGYVKPEYDEVFKSLFTLNNDYDLLVNFINDILKDAPHANRNIKPFTQIKKIIRVETDPTINYIGEKRPRLDILAEDEENNHINIEMQKALEDDYLERAEYYLSRVYGRKLEEGKEYKEIGKTIGIHILNHVKYNQIDDYINCMRLSMDGHPDIYSKKTALYFVELPKISRHNNIVNRILLWGKLISNPSNLDVRIIANNDYVIRKALDRLKDLGRNEEYLLNLKRGAYIMNKSRNFKEEIFNEGIEKGIEKGKREEARRKDHKLIVMLKKNGFKLNDILSKFDDFDLSEDEIKEIYNNN, encoded by the coding sequence ATGAGAGAAAAATTAGAAGAAAAATCTAAGATTATTAAAACATCAAAAGAGTATAAACGAACTATAGTTGAAGAAAAGGACAGAGAATGGACTAAAAAATTAAATGATATACTTAGTAGAGGTGATTTTTCTAATGAGAAGTTAGATAAAATCAAGGGTTTAATCCCAAAAGAAATATTGACTAGTGAAAATGTTGGTGAAGTTGTAACTGAAGATGGATATGTTAAGCCTGAGTATGATGAGGTATTTAAATCATTGTTTACTCTAAATAATGATTACGATTTACTTGTAAATTTTATAAATGATATTCTCAAAGATGCTCCACATGCTAATAGAAACATTAAACCTTTTACTCAAATAAAAAAAATAATCCGAGTTGAAACTGATCCAACGATTAATTACATTGGTGAGAAAAGACCTAGACTTGATATTTTAGCTGAAGATGAAGAAAATAATCATATAAATATTGAGATGCAAAAAGCACTTGAAGATGATTATTTAGAAAGGGCTGAATATTACCTTAGTCGTGTATATGGTAGAAAATTAGAAGAAGGTAAAGAATATAAAGAAATTGGAAAAACGATTGGAATACATATACTAAATCATGTAAAATATAATCAAATAGATGATTATATAAACTGCATGAGACTAAGCATGGATGGTCACCCAGATATTTATTCAAAAAAAACAGCATTGTACTTTGTAGAGCTTCCTAAGATTAGTAGACACAATAATATAGTAAATAGAATCCTATTATGGGGAAAACTCATTAGCAATCCTTCTAATTTAGATGTTAGGATTATAGCTAATAATGACTATGTTATTAGGAAAGCTTTAGATAGGTTAAAAGATCTAGGAAGAAATGAAGAATATTTATTAAATTTGAAAAGAGGTGCATATATTATGAATAAAAGTAGAAACTTCAAGGAAGAAATTTTTAATGAAGGTATTGAAAAAGGTATTGAAAAAGGTAAAAGAGAAGAAGCTAGAAGAAAAGATCATAAGTTAATTGTAATGTTAAAAAAGAATGGTTTTAAATTAAATGATATATTAAGCAAATTTGATGATTTTGATTTAAGTGAAGATGAAATTAAAGAGATTTATAATAACAATTAA
- a CDS encoding MFS transporter, whose amino-acid sequence MKSYTKAKWSVWGIITFSFVLVLFLRMSTAVVSDNLANELGFNSIQISNIASFCLYAYAFMQIPAGILIDKYGARKISSLGIIMASLGSILFGLIQNIELAYISRVIVGAGTSVILLCILKIQGRWFNKSEFASATAKFSFVGNLGGVLATFPLVFLSELVGWRNSFLLIGIIGVVIGCFMYIIVRDTPREYGFNVDTEPYKESEKINIIEGIWSVIKNKSTWYNSMIMLSFVGLTSAFISLWGVRYVMDVYGVSKGFSAFIVSFFTYGFIFGSIIMDFVFTKISSSKFNIIKYGAIIDLFIWIVIVVVYQVKPPIIVLPISFFIMGCIVMSHLQVFNDAKYKNKEIYSGLATSVINTFEFIGSGIINLIIAISLQVNSYNIVDGYKRGFVVFIVLSIITIVSSHIGVKNDDFKTL is encoded by the coding sequence ATGAAAAGTTATACAAAGGCTAAGTGGAGTGTTTGGGGGATAATTACATTTTCATTTGTTTTAGTCTTATTTTTAAGGATGTCAACTGCTGTTGTTTCAGATAATTTAGCAAATGAGTTAGGTTTTAATTCCATACAAATTTCAAATATAGCATCCTTTTGCCTATATGCATATGCATTTATGCAAATACCTGCAGGAATTTTGATTGATAAATATGGAGCAAGAAAAATTAGTAGTCTTGGAATAATAATGGCAAGTTTAGGTTCAATTTTATTTGGCTTGATTCAAAATATAGAATTAGCATATATTTCTCGTGTAATTGTAGGGGCAGGAACATCAGTAATATTACTTTGTATTTTAAAAATTCAAGGGAGATGGTTTAATAAATCAGAATTTGCTTCTGCAACAGCTAAATTCTCATTTGTAGGGAATTTAGGAGGAGTTCTTGCTACTTTTCCACTTGTGTTTTTGTCTGAACTTGTTGGTTGGAGGAATTCATTTTTATTAATAGGTATAATTGGTGTTGTAATTGGATGTTTTATGTATATTATTGTTAGAGATACACCAAGAGAGTATGGATTTAATGTAGATACTGAGCCTTATAAAGAGTCAGAAAAGATTAATATTATTGAGGGAATTTGGTCTGTTATAAAGAATAAATCAACATGGTATAATTCAATGATAATGTTGTCTTTTGTAGGTCTTACAAGTGCATTTATAAGCTTGTGGGGAGTAAGATACGTAATGGATGTTTATGGTGTGAGTAAGGGTTTTTCTGCATTTATAGTATCATTTTTTACATATGGATTTATATTTGGTTCAATAATTATGGATTTTGTATTTACTAAAATAAGTTCTAGTAAGTTTAATATAATAAAATATGGAGCAATAATAGATTTGTTTATATGGATTGTAATTGTAGTTGTATACCAAGTAAAACCACCAATTATAGTTTTGCCAATATCATTCTTTATTATGGGATGTATAGTTATGTCACATCTACAGGTTTTTAACGATGCTAAGTATAAAAATAAAGAAATTTATTCTGGACTGGCAACTAGTGTTATTAATACTTTTGAATTTATAGGAAGTGGCATTATTAATTTGATTATAGCCATCTCTTTGCAAGTAAATTCATACAATATAGTTGATGGATATAAAAGAGGTTTTGTAGTATTTATAGTACTAAGTATTATAACTATAGTATCATCTCATATAGGGGTAAAAAATGACGATTTCAAGACTCTATAG
- a CDS encoding GntR family transcriptional regulator has product MNFELDNTTPIYLQIVKYIKRQIVIGELKPGETIPSRREMALNLKVNLNTVQRAYKEMGDMNIINTFKNYQSSVTVDENILKNLKLELINESLSVFIEDMKAINVTKEEVLKIIEDEY; this is encoded by the coding sequence ATGAATTTTGAACTAGATAATACAACTCCCATTTATTTACAAATAGTAAAGTATATAAAAAGACAAATAGTAATAGGAGAGTTGAAACCAGGAGAGACAATACCATCAAGAAGAGAAATGGCACTTAATCTAAAAGTAAATTTAAATACGGTTCAAAGAGCATACAAGGAGATGGGTGATATGAATATAATAAATACTTTTAAAAATTATCAAAGTAGTGTAACGGTTGATGAAAATATATTAAAAAACTTGAAATTAGAGCTGATAAATGAATCATTATCTGTTTTTATAGAAGATATGAAAGCAATAAATGTTACAAAAGAAGAAGTTTTAAAGATAATAGAGGATGAATATTAG
- a CDS encoding bifunctional diguanylate cyclase/phosphodiesterase, translating to MRNLQKKLMFFLFICIILQIANTTPIYSLHKFYKNNSATNFKSIVYNNQFISKYALQIIFIMTIICIILIFYIIYDKLNFRIKLQSIAYTDNLTGANTIDKFVIDANKILCKNTQVKYALLYIDIDKFKYINNLFGYEVGNEILRNLTKIIKNNIFEEEMFARISADNFIIIMKYTKEEDITNRLKIIFRELDLFNDKQEEKYKLVLSCGIYFILPEDKDINSIIDRANISHKMAKGGHKSSYAFYDNKIHDQEIKEKEMENTMFSSLENKEFIVYLQPKIELNTGEIQGSEALVRWKSPDKGLIPPNEFIPFFEKNGFVINLDLYVLEEVCMHLRKWIDAGINPVTISVNVSRIHLYCNNFIETYKNIIDKYNIPAKYIELELTESIIFDNFDILIDIMDNLKKIGFLISMDDFGSGYSSLNMLKEIPMDILKLDQKFIMETYNSKRSKIIVTKVVEMAKELGMKVISEGVETEEQFELLKEVKCDMAQGYLFGKPMPIEEFEYLLCLIQQKSK from the coding sequence ATGAGGAATTTACAAAAAAAGTTGATGTTTTTTTTATTTATTTGTATAATTTTACAAATTGCAAATACAACACCAATCTATTCTTTACACAAATTCTACAAAAACAACTCCGCAACTAACTTTAAATCTATTGTGTATAATAATCAGTTTATTAGCAAATATGCATTACAGATAATATTTATTATGACTATAATATGTATAATACTTATATTCTATATAATATATGATAAATTAAATTTTAGAATTAAATTGCAAAGTATAGCATATACAGATAACCTTACAGGAGCAAATACTATAGATAAATTTGTAATTGATGCTAACAAAATATTATGTAAAAATACTCAAGTAAAGTATGCCTTACTATATATAGATATTGATAAATTTAAATATATAAATAATTTATTTGGATATGAAGTTGGAAATGAAATTTTGCGTAATTTAACAAAGATTATTAAGAATAATATATTTGAAGAAGAAATGTTTGCAAGAATATCTGCGGATAATTTTATTATAATTATGAAATATACAAAAGAGGAAGATATAACAAATAGGTTAAAGATTATATTTCGAGAACTAGACTTGTTTAATGATAAGCAAGAGGAAAAGTATAAGCTAGTTTTAAGTTGTGGAATATATTTTATACTTCCAGAAGATAAAGATATTAACTCAATCATAGATAGAGCTAATATATCTCATAAAATGGCAAAAGGAGGACATAAAAGTTCATATGCATTTTATGATAATAAGATTCATGACCAAGAGATAAAAGAAAAAGAAATGGAAAATACAATGTTTTCAAGTCTAGAAAATAAAGAATTTATTGTATATTTGCAACCTAAGATAGAACTTAATACAGGAGAGATACAAGGTTCAGAAGCACTTGTTAGATGGAAAAGCCCTGATAAAGGATTAATACCTCCAAATGAATTTATACCATTTTTTGAAAAAAACGGTTTTGTTATAAATTTAGATTTATATGTGCTTGAAGAAGTATGTATGCACCTTAGAAAATGGATTGATGCAGGTATAAATCCAGTGACCATTTCAGTTAATGTTTCAAGAATACATTTATATTGTAATAATTTCATAGAAACATATAAAAATATAATTGATAAATACAACATACCTGCAAAGTATATAGAACTTGAATTAACAGAGAGTATTATATTTGATAACTTTGATATTTTAATTGATATAATGGATAATTTAAAAAAAATAGGGTTTTTAATATCTATGGATGATTTTGGTTCAGGATACTCATCATTAAATATGTTAAAAGAAATTCCTATGGATATTTTAAAGCTTGACCAAAAATTTATTATGGAAACTTATAATAGTAAAAGAAGTAAAATAATTGTTACTAAAGTAGTAGAAATGGCAAAAGAATTAGGTATGAAAGTGATATCAGAAGGAGTTGAGACAGAAGAACAGTTTGAACTTTTAAAGGAAGTAAAATGTGATATGGCACAAGGATATTTGTTTGGAAAGCCAATGCCAATTGAAGAATTTGAATATTTATTGTGTCTAATTCAACAAAAGAGTAAGTAA
- a CDS encoding ABC transporter ATP-binding protein, translating into MLAIEIDNLVKEYKNGVKALNGLSFNVNAGEIFSLLGPNGAGKSSLINILTTFYKPTSGNVTMFGKDLVDNPSWIRTQIACVAQQISIDEHLSLMENMVFQSKMYKVEPQIAKQRIESLIDKFDLSNYLKYPTSSYSGGVKRRLDIAMNMVSSPKILFLDEPTVGMDVDSRKSMWDMLLKIRDEYGTTIFLTTHYLEEAEELSDNICIMKNGKDLAQGTPSSLRSYIRQNILRIAFHNIEDIKKYKDAIKNIGLVKFMSVRENSIFISVSDSRVAFTLINKWLLERDIQFDAIEIVEPSLEDVFLALTSSKKDLKEGWEC; encoded by the coding sequence ATGTTAGCGATTGAAATAGACAATTTAGTAAAAGAATATAAAAATGGTGTTAAAGCTTTAAATGGTCTAAGTTTTAATGTAAATGCTGGAGAAATTTTTTCTTTACTTGGTCCTAATGGTGCTGGTAAATCTTCTCTTATCAATATTTTGACTACTTTTTACAAACCTACATCTGGAAATGTAACAATGTTTGGAAAAGATTTAGTCGATAATCCTTCTTGGATACGTACTCAAATTGCTTGTGTAGCACAACAAATCTCTATTGATGAACATCTATCTCTTATGGAGAATATGGTATTTCAAAGCAAGATGTATAAAGTAGAACCACAGATTGCAAAACAAAGAATAGAATCTTTAATTGATAAATTCGACTTATCTAATTACTTAAAATACCCTACTTCATCATATTCTGGCGGGGTAAAGCGTAGATTGGACATAGCTATGAATATGGTATCATCTCCTAAAATTCTATTTCTAGATGAGCCAACTGTTGGTATGGATGTAGATTCAAGAAAATCTATGTGGGATATGTTATTAAAAATTAGAGATGAGTATGGCACAACTATATTTCTAACTACTCATTATCTTGAAGAAGCTGAAGAATTGAGTGATAATATTTGTATTATGAAAAACGGAAAAGATTTAGCACAAGGAACACCATCCAGTTTACGTAGTTACATTAGACAAAACATACTACGTATAGCTTTTCATAATATCGAAGATATAAAAAAATATAAAGATGCAATTAAAAATATCGGTTTAGTCAAGTTTATGAGCGTACGAGAAAATTCAATTTTTATAAGTGTAAGTGATAGTAGAGTTGCTTTTACTTTGATAAATAAATGGCTTTTAGAACGTGATATACAGTTTGATGCAATAGAAATTGTGGAGCCAAGTCTAGAAGATGTATTTTTAGCATTGACAAGTTCTAAAAAAGACTTAAAGGAGGGATGGGAATGTTAA
- a CDS encoding ABC transporter ATP-binding protein, with the protein MDKNTNNVYQDGIVEFKGVNKSYGAKNVLKNIDLNIPKGKIVGLLGPNGSGKSTMIKLMNGLLHPDNGEIMINGIKPSAETKKIVSYLPERTYLNDWMKVSDLLKFFYDFYSDFDVRRANEMIKSLDIDVNERLKTMSKGTKEKVQLILVMSRNASIYILDEPIGGVDPAARSYILKTVLKNYSEDSTLLIATHLISEIENICDEVIFISKGEIVLQGDVESIREEKGKSIDALFREEFKC; encoded by the coding sequence ATGGATAAAAATACAAATAATGTTTATCAAGATGGAATAGTTGAATTTAAAGGTGTGAACAAAAGTTATGGAGCTAAGAATGTTTTGAAGAATATTGACTTAAATATACCAAAAGGAAAAATAGTTGGCTTGTTAGGACCTAATGGAAGTGGTAAAAGTACAATGATTAAGCTAATGAATGGATTACTACATCCTGATAATGGTGAAATTATGATAAATGGAATTAAACCGTCTGCGGAGACTAAAAAAATAGTTTCATATTTACCAGAAAGAACTTATTTAAATGATTGGATGAAAGTATCAGATTTACTTAAGTTTTTCTATGATTTTTATAGTGATTTTGATGTTAGAAGGGCAAATGAAATGATTAAAAGCTTGGATATTGATGTAAATGAGAGATTAAAGACAATGTCTAAAGGAACTAAAGAAAAAGTTCAACTTATCTTAGTTATGTCAAGAAATGCAAGTATATATATATTGGATGAACCTATTGGAGGTGTTGATCCAGCTGCAAGGTCATATATACTTAAAACTGTATTAAAAAATTATTCTGAAGATAGTACTTTGCTGATTGCTACCCATTTAATAAGTGAAATAGAAAATATATGTGACGAGGTAATATTCATATCAAAAGGAGAAATAGTGTTACAAGGAGATGTTGAATCAATAAGAGAAGAAAAAGGAAAATCTATAGATGCATTATTTAGGGAGGAATTCAAATGTTAG
- a CDS encoding GyrI-like domain-containing protein, whose protein sequence is MSYKIEIKNIESVTAATMRYNGPMTEATKYFPNVFKSIKGKSNGAPFFCYYDVDQKTGIAEMELCVPTAETPNRMGITVKEFPKTKALFFTHIGSYSNLPKTYEMIFKYIHENNIKIQTPWREVFIKGPGMLIKGNPDNYITEIIFPLKEEE, encoded by the coding sequence ATGAGTTATAAAATTGAAATCAAAAATATTGAATCAGTCACTGCAGCTACTATGCGTTATAATGGACCTATGACTGAAGCGACAAAGTATTTTCCAAATGTATTTAAATCTATAAAAGGGAAATCCAATGGTGCACCATTCTTTTGCTACTATGATGTCGACCAAAAAACTGGTATTGCAGAAATGGAATTATGTGTTCCAACTGCTGAAACTCCAAATCGTATGGGTATAACTGTAAAAGAATTTCCTAAAACAAAAGCTTTGTTTTTTACTCACATAGGTTCTTATAGTAATTTACCAAAAACCTATGAAATGATATTTAAATATATTCATGAAAATAATATAAAAATACAAACGCCTTGGAGAGAAGTATTTATTAAAGGTCCAGGTATGCTAATAAAAGGAAATCCAGATAATTATATTACAGAGATAATATTTCCACTTAAAGAGGAGGAATAA